The window TCCCTTCAATGTCCCTCATAGTGTTGtgagtttttattttgttccattcttcGTCTTGTCATTTTAAATGTCAAATTAATGGATTGTTTGCATACAGCTCGAAATGTATATGAATCTTAAATCTAATAACTAGCTTATGAAACCTCGAACCAATGGAGTTTGTATAAACCCTCATAACCCTCTTTTCACATATAAAAGTACCTAATACGTGTGTTTTATGCTACGAATATGAATTGATTTTAGCGTTCATTCACATGAATCTGATCATCAGTCTGTTTCTGCATGATTCTATTGTTGTATGAATCGATGCTTTCACTTATTGGATTTTTTCCTGTGAAACTTTGATGTGTATAGAGGACGAAAAGGCCAAATGGGCAGCAGAAAAAGGAAGAAATGGAGAAAGAGGTATGGAAGTCCATTTTAAAGCTACTTACCTATTTAGGTGTATATCTAGGCAAACACCAAGGGATGTTGTTATAAATCGACATGCTAATATATACATAGAGCAGAGTTTTAATATAGGTATCCAATCTAAGTTTTATGTTCAATATATCTTTTGGCATTATCTAAATTAGTCAATGCATGTTATTATCATTAACAAACAGAAATCACATAATATGATACTTCTGCAATTGTGAAATTGTagactaaataataaaaattatcatttatatttGTCAAATTGTAGGCTAATATGTGGTAAATAATAGAAGGTTTAATAATTGTTAGGTGTATATGTTACGGGAGATGCTTGATCAAGAAGAGAAGACACGTGAGATCTTGGAGAGAGTCCAAAAACATCAGcttccttcatcttcttctgTTGCCCTTCCTGCTTCTCTCCCTCCCAAGGTAACTATTATACCTTTGTACATGCTTCTCCATATCCCTTTGTAAATACGCGTGGAAGAGTAAGTAAAGTTTCTAAGTTTGGATAGAGTGAAAAAGCagcaaaactaaaatatatgaaTGTGATGATAAATAACGATCATACACGTATTTATGGTAACGTTGCTTTTAAACCAAGGCTTTAGGTCAACCATAAAtgcaattattaattaatagttctctaaatcaaacaaaattgCTAGATCACCTTACGGCCGGGACAAAAGGCATAATCATAAGCAAATATAcaaagagttaaaaaaaaaatacaaacttcCGTTACATGTTGCGAAGCTATTCTATGCAATCAAGGCCCTTTCTAGTTTAGTATAATTACATACTATTTTCTAACAGGCAATCACCTGCTAATTAGCTTTCTGCTACATGATAGTCAAACTGATGTAATTATCGTTCAAAATCTAAATTGATTTTTCCTTGTTTTTAGTAATTGATGTTTCGATTATTTTGATAATGctttattattatattcataattttcTCAATAACTTCAAAAATTAGggaaatagttattatatatgtaaatagaGCCAAGCTTCAAAAATGATTCACTTGCTTCTGAAGCGGTAAACTTTTCATTTGCTATGAGAGAAATAAGACCATGACATTTATTTAGCAgtaaaaaagtttaaataaGTTACCTAACACTATTTTTTAATGCAGATGAAGGAACTAATAACGGAACTTTCGATAGTGGAAGGGGAAATCTCAAGACTAGAGGTTCAGATAAGCCATCTCCAGATAAATCTCAAGGAAGAACAAGATGAAACTTTGAGACAAGCAACAACAAGTTCATCAAGAAGAACATGGCAAGCTAGTGAGAGTGACAATAATGACTCTATAACCTCTCATCAAGCTCTGCCAAAGTACTCTAATTTGCCACCTCCAAGCCCTATGGTGGATCAATGCATGATGAAGAATGGAAACAACAACACCAAATCTTCTACTAATCATCGTCAAGAGAATGCAACATTTGAAACAAAGACTTTGCATTTCATCAACAAAGCCATCAAAGGTGATTACGTGACCCAAAGCTTCCACAAATCTAATGAGAAAGTTGGATTAGTCAAGAAGGAAAATCCTCGGTCAGTTCAACAAGAAAATAAGTTGCAAGAGAATACTAATATGAAGAAGATGCTTAGGAGGATGAAATCGCCTTCTCCTCTACGTGAACCTAGATACTCCTCTCCCAAGGTACGTAATTTGTATAATACTTATCATGCATCATTCACTTCGTTCAATTTACTCATACAATTTATagttaattatgattttttgtAGACTAATAAGGATCGTGTAGCACTTGATACATCACTAGACCTCCCACCAAAATCTCTATCAAGCACAATTTTAATGGAAGATGGACAAAACATACAGAAGTGGCATCCAAACAAGCTCGCCGAGAACATCATGAAGTGTCTTAATTTCATCTACGTTCGTCTCCTTAGAACCACAAGAGTCATGGAGCTAGAGAAAGGTCCGGTTTCGAGATCCAATCCTTTCTCTTTGATCTCAAGAAGCTTTAGGGTGGACAAGGCAACATCCGGTTTGTCTAAATCCATGAATCTCGTGTCTTATAAAGAATCAAGACAACAAGATCCCTATGGAGTATTTGATGTAGAAGCATCTTTGGCTAGAGACATTGGTCCGTACAAGAATCTCGTCATCTTCACTTCAAGCTGTATGGATTCCAAGTGTATTTCGAGTTCTAGCTCGGTTTCTTTGATCCAGAAACTCAGGTAAATTTCGAGATAAACTTTGTGAATTTATTTTCTTACGTTGGCTAAACATATTGTTATGTACAAAATGCAGGGTGTTGATGAACAATCTTGAGACCGTGGATTTGAGAGTGTTGAGCCATCAACAAAAGCTGGCGTTTTGGATCAACATGTTCAATGCATGTgttatgcatgtatatattctGTACTTATATACTtcatattttgttaattaaaaaaaaaattcatatttatgtatatactcAACGTACTTTCATTACTTCCGCGTATGACCAGGGATATCTACAATATGGAGTTCCTAAAACAACTGAGAAACTACAATCTCTTGTTTATAATAAGGTATGTTTCTCTTTTCCATTCTAAAATAAACACTAGATTAAGTCAACTCCATATTGTTCATACGTATTTAAGTTTTGTGATAATCAAAGTATAAATTGTAGGCTACAATAAATGTTGGAGGCAAAAATATAAGTGCTCATACCATAGAGCATTATATTCTACGGAAGCCTGCGAATTCTAACATGACTCAGGTACATACTATGTCAATAATCATCTTCATATTTATCTGATTAATCTTATAAATTCGCTAAGTATGCAAATATGATCACAGGATCGACACGAAGAAATGATTATTCGTAAACTATACGGTATAGAATCAACGGATCCTAACATCACATTTGCTCTCTCATGCGGAACTCGATCCTCTCCTGCGGTAAGTTAAACTCATTAATCCACTTCTATTAAGCTGAACAAACTGTGACAATAGACGGTTTAATATCTATACTTAAATTAACTACATAGATGGTTAACTAGCATTCTTAGTACCTGATCAGTGTTGtagtatttttaattattcactATTTCAAGCACTTGATAGAGTTATAGACagtttttgttactattagaTTGATGGTGAAAATATATGGTTACATACTATATACTAtcacaacaaatggttattttccaAATTAAAAATTGAAGGTGAGGATATACACCGGAGAAGGAGTAGCAACAGAGCTAGAGAAAGCGAAACTGGAGTACCTGCAAGCGTCCGTTGTGGTTACATTGGCTAAACGGGTAATCTTGCCTGAGCTTCTTGTAAAACACGCCGTCGATTTCGTGGCAAGGGATGATGGCAACGGCGTAGAGATGGGATCTCTGGTGAAATGGGTTTGCAACCAATTACCAACGTCTGGTTCCTTGAGAAAATCAATAGTGGATTGTTTAAAGAATCAAAACTccaaagcttcttcttcttcatcctctctGGTGGTTGAAAAGATCCCTTATGATTTTGAGTTTCAGTATCTTTTAGCTATTTGAAAAATactaatttgttattttttactGTTGGAAATCTTGTGTTCAATAAAAGTATCAAagcttgttttattttatttttatggatGATTATTATACTGACATGTATATGGTTTATCTCGACCAGTCAACATTTTATGATCATCTTcaaactgtaaaaaaaaaacattgctttagaaatatttttctctttttctttttaatttaaattgttttacaaattaaattctaaagtaaaactatacatttacaACCAAACTAATCATCCACTCGATCTTCTTTGATATGCATCATCTAGTGGAGTCTGTATTGTTCCTTCCGCGGCGGCTCTTATAATTAAGGCGCTCAAGGAGCCAGAGAGAGACCGTAAGATAACGGTAACATTTCGTTTGATGACGTCATCGAGATCGCAAAGATTATGCGTCCGAGATATATTGCTAAGGAGTTGAGTGGAACGGTGAGGGAGATTTTAGGGACTTGTGTTTCCGTGGGGTGTACGGTTGATGGTAGGGACCCAATGACAGCATCTTCATGAGGAGATTGTTGATGTTCCTAACGAGTAAAGAAGGttctttgtccaaaaaaaaaaacgagtaaAGAAGGTtcctttttttgttctcttgtcGTTTTGCTGTAATTGTGTTTGATTTCGAGGAATTGCTTTTTAGTACACTACATTTCAGATATTGAGATTTGGAACATGATAGTTTTAGATTTGAACATTTGAATCCTTTCTTGGGATGAAATATTAGAATGTTTCATTTATATAGTGAAGTAAGGTAATGATGCCTTATTCAAATAGTAACATTGTTGGATGCATCAAAAGATCTTATAACAGTATAATCtttacattttaccaaaaaaaaataaatcttatAACAGTATAGAGCATGTGGTTAATAGTTTGAGTGAGTACAATGTGCAGTGTTAATTTGCTTTTGCTCTTATACTTTGGAACCTTTTCATCAATCATTGATTTCATCTTGCTATCAAACTCTAAACCAAAACTAATGAACATGCTCACTTGTATTATTTACATGGATGTATAAGACGcacatactatatatttatatatgcaactagaaatataatatatgcatGCATCAAGCATGTAAGTCCAACATGAATTGAATAATTGGAAAAATTAGGATCAAATCATTGGGACATAATTTTACGATGTACAGAAGAAATCGTCTGGCAAAGATAACATATAATAACATGTTCAACGTTGTTCAGATTCTGCATGTCATGGATCTCATTCTTATCATCTTATTTTACGTTTTCCTCGATTTTAAATCCGAAATTTTAGTTTTCCCATATTTTTGATAATTGGTGGGTTATATTGAGGTTTCATTAAttcatcattttaaatattgtcCAGTAATTTTCTGTTGAATTTTTATGTCATATATCATattatcatatatgtatattatatagtaaAATGTATGCTAAGCAAGTCTATTACCACATATATGAATACATGATTAATATAGCTTGAAAATTTAGGTCGTGACGACGTTGATACAGACTTGCTCGGGAATGATTTCTATTCAAGCATAAAAAACGTTCATACAAAAAGTATACCTTAAATTATCTTCGATACATCTAAGTCATCCTCGCTGGACCacgtaattaattaatataacatTATGAATTGTTCAGGCATAATATATTGTTCGgccatctttatatatatatatatatatagtttggccATCTTGTTAGACCGTAATTCAGTTATTCGCTAGATAATATCAATTTAATGGAACATGTAAGCTagtaataacataaattttaattgtaaagATTGAAATCTGGATAAAGAAAAATAGGAGATGAAATTTGACGTTGCAACAAcaattgaaaaatattaaattaaggCTCcaattaaactaatataaacACAAGAATATGTCTAAATCAAGGGTTGGTCAGGATAGCCTAAAACAAGTTTATCTTCCACTAATCATACAATTTAAAGACAGCTCTGACACGTATTATGTTATTCGGAAAATGTACGCATAATATAGAAAATGTTGAATTGAAGAAACATCTATCTCCACACCACATGGATTAGTGGAGACTCTGGAGACAGAGGATTGGCTATACAAATGCATTTGTACAGGTCTGAACGATTTTAATTTACCTTGCTACGCATATCTGTTTTACGTTTTATTTCTAGAAGAGCTTTTGGACCAAGGCTCGTAGTTTCTGTTAACCCGGGATCAGCCTACATTCTGGTGCTTTAAGAGGATTTGTTTCCATTATTCTTTATTATCAATGAAATTAGAAGTtgagaaaaaggaaaaagattGAAGAGacaaatattatgaaaattcCTCAATATTGAAAAAccttaactttttaaaatagcATCAATGTTATGATGTTTCTTTGGTGAGTGGGTGTATTTCGTGTGAATAAACTAAAGATTACAACAATTAACAGTAGTTTTTTTTGTACTGTAGGTAAATGATTTTCAGTATCTGCAGTAATCTGTTGCTTTTTCAGTTTCTTGGATGACTTGTATATTGAAGAGTAATTAAATAACTTGCATCATAAATTACACGGTTCCAATAGTTTAAGACATTTGCGATTGTTCTAAGTTTTAACTCAAAATCACTGATGAGAATCATGAGATACTCCAGAATGTATAAACATATAGTTAAGTCATAAAAACTTTGATCTATTTTTACTCTTTTCTATATACCCATTCCCACATTCGACGAGACTGAAAAATTAAACCCACCATACCCATATTTAAGAAAGAAACATATAACAAATGTTGGAATTTCTTTATATAAACCAATATATCAATATTCTGaaaagttaaaacataataCTGCATGCAATTGTGCAAAGCATTCCTTCATAACATTTTTTAATTCCTAAAAATGTTGAGATGTTTCTCATAATACAACCAGCTCATTTGAGGCATATACGGTTTAGATATGATTCCTTCCATTATTATTTCTAATACTATATGTATACTTAACTGTCCacataattatttctaatactATATGTGTACTTAATTAACTGTCCACATAATTAATAGCCATAAAAATTATCTGTCTTACAATGTACTTATACCAAACCTTTGCATAGCatctgtgtatatatatacacacaactAAACTAGAGAGTTACAACAAACATCAAAATACATccatcttttctctctctcatcATCATCTTTAGCCATGGCAAAGGACTTGGAGGTGCAAGAGGGCGGAGCAATGGCGGCGAGAGATTACCAGGATCCGCCTCCGGCCCCATTGTTTGACATGGAGGAGCTTGGGAAGTGGTCGCTCTATAGAGCGGTCATAGCTGAGTTCGTGGCAACACTTCTCTTCCTTTACGTCTCAATCCTCACCGTAATTGGCTACAAAGCTCAGACCGACGCAAATGCCGGAGGAGTTGATTGCGGCGGCGTTGGGATATTGGGTATTGCGTGGGCTTTCGGTGGAATGATTTTTGTTCTCGTTTACTGCACCGCCGGTATCTCTGGTACGTATAGTAACGTTCGCGTCACGGTTCCTAGATTTTTCCGTAAACATATATAACGTTAGAAATATGGTATAGTTTATTAAATATATCACATATAGATTATAGTAATACCTAATCTGTATAGATCCATGTGGTACTTTAATTTCAATGTTTTGTCGAATAAGCCTATGTACTGTCTATCTATCATTTTGTTTTGGTCAAAAGCCAATAATATCTTTCATGCATTTAATAGAAATTTTCAACTTTCTAGTCAGTACGAAAGTTCAGCTAAATTCGGTATGAATTACTTTGGTTTGGCTTACCTAAACTAAAATACAACCTTACATTTTAAGTTGATTAATAAATTAACATTTCTTGCTGTTATTGAAACATTGAAGGTGGTCATATAAATCCGGCTGTGACGGTGGGACTGTTCTTAGCTCGAAAAGTGTCATTAGTGCGGACAGTGTTATACATTGTGGCTCAGTGCCTTGGTGCCATATGTGGTTGCGGCCTGGTCAAAGCATTCCAAAGTTCTTACTACAACAGGTTCCATCATGTCTCAACACTCATGCATCAGCCGATCAAACGTCtagatatctttttttttttgctaaatacaaatgaataataACATTAGATATGGAGGTGGAGCCAACCAGCTTGCCGACGGCTACAACAAAGGTACCGGACTAGGTGCCGAGATCATCGGAACATTTGTCCTTGTCTACACCGTTTTCTCGGCCACCGATCCCAAGCGAAGTGCACGTGACTCTCACATTCCAGTTTTGGCGCCACTTCCCATTGGTTTTGCCGTCTTCATGGTTCACTTGGCCACCATTCCCATCACTGGAACCGGAATCAACCCCGCCCGTAGCTTCGGAGCCGCAGTTATCTACAACCAAGAAAAGGCCTGGGACGACCAAGTACGTCATTAACTTTTATATACCTGGACACATTTtctattagttaaaaatatatatcaaatgaaACTAATGATGCTTAatcatatattttgataatttgaaCAGTGGATATTTTGGGTGGGACCAATGATCGGAGCAGCAGCAGCTGCGTTATACCATCAGTTTGTTCTAAGAGCGGCTGGAATTAAATCTCTTGGCTCCTTTAGGAGCTCTGcttaattttaattgtttgaaTTGAGCCACAAGTTGATCTTAAACCAAAATGATGATTACCACTATATATTAAGCGGAAGCTACGTgtatcttttatttaattttatgttctgtttttaaatttcaagGAATTTCCCATTGGTTGTAAATGTGGTTTTAATTAATGTTGCTTTAAGATAAATCTCTTCtttgcttttattttattttctttatattgctGTTCCTTCAAGCTTACAACCTCTTCATGCATTCTTTGCCACCAACCTTCTACCAAAACAAAATCGTAACTAGATGAACAAACACCATATGGACCTATTCTATAATCATTTACCAtcgatcaaatatataaaacaatgtAAAGTATTGTAAAACCAATAAACTACAACTGTTTTGTTCTGTAACTATTTAAGTACGTATTGCCAACATTTGTATTGGaaggatacaaaaaaaaaagaaagaaactataAACAAAAGAGTGAaactaacaaacaaacaaaaaactgcATTAGCCAAAATGGTTTTCATGACTTCTATAGTTCTCTTCCCTCATTCAAAAAcaactttttcttcttttgttatttattgCACAATCATACAAATTTGCGCTACAAGCAACACCTCTCTTAAACCAATCCTATAAAaaccacaaacacacacacaaactaaacaaaaatcaaacatttacAAAGATTATAGAGAAGGAAAAAACATGACAAACCTAACTCACTCTTTGCTCTTCTTCTCCTGTTCCTTATCTCTACTTATACGTGTGGCCATTGCAGGAAGTAGACCTGCTCATGGTCCAGCTTATTCAAACCCATCTGCTTTCTCTCCAGAAGCTTACGATTTCTTTCACCCAAAATCATCACTACCTGACAATAATCCACCAAGAAACTCGCATTCTTTGCCATTTCTTTCACCTTCACCTTCACCTTCAAAGGCATCTAATGTAGAAGCAGACACACAAGGAAGTAAAGTTTCATCAGACGAACGCATAAGTGAGAGTAGGAGAGAAGAAGGACGAGGAGAAACTGTTGGCATAGTGATAGGCATTTCTTTCACAGCTCTCCTTTTAATGGGAATTTACTTTGTGATCAAGAAACGACTAGCTAATTTAACCCGCACGATTGTAATCCACTCTGATGCTTGATCATTATCAAGTAATTAGTTATTGATTTTGCATGCAGAATGGTAGCAAAATAGCTGGACTTTGGTctggtttaatttaatattcCGTTTGAATTTGGGGTTCGACAAAAATTAGGAAAACATCTTGAAACTATATAtggaaaataatttaatatttcataaagTTAAATGGATCTTAAATATGTTTTAGTTGCTGTCAGAAAATTAAACCTTATTCAGTTTGGATTCAAGTCTAGTCGTATTTTAGTCAACGAAATAAGAACTAGATTTTTGGTCAGAGTTTCTTCCAATTTCAGACAGTCGCACTAAAATGGCGTTCCGCGTTTTCCTCCGCGTCCTCTCCCTCACAGCTCTTCTCATTTTCTCCTTCTTTTGCCGCATCTTCCTCCGACGTAGACGATGAGGATTTTAGCTTCCTGGAAGATCTCAATGATGAAGGTCCCGGTGAGCCACTTACTTCCCCTGTGAGTCTGAGCCAGACGAATTCGACGGAGGAGAAGCCGGAAGACCCCGAAGCGTACGACGACGTGGAATACGGAGATTTCTCCGATCTAGGTAATCAAGTTTCGGATCGGTTCCCGGCGACATTACGTGGTGGTGTAAAGTATAATAGATTATGTTATATTATTGTGTTGTATTTGATAAGAGAAtacaatatgcatatatatagtgGTAACATTAACATAATGTTAACACTAGATAATGCTAATTTTCCTAAACACTTAATGTAAATATGCTAGAATATCTTGAGAGTAACTTGTTCTTCAAGTCTTTCCTTTTATTCTTGAGGGTTTTCATGGGTTTCACAGGCTTCACAGACTTGGTCCGTAAGATACATATCTTCCGGCCCAACATATCTCTAATACTCCTCCGCACGACAAACGTGGGATGCAACACGCAAATCTGCAATCACAAAGCAGACCACGTATGTCGTGGACACTATGTCGAGGAAAACAAATCAGTAGATTCCTTCGAGAATAAACTTCAACTTAGACAAGGAGGGATGAAATCTTCAGCTCTTCTTCGGTCTTGACAATGAGAATACATCTCGTGGGCGCAACTGCAACTCCATAAACAATTATCcttgacttggacagtccataACACggactaaaaaaaaaactgacctAAGAATTTGAGCGTTCAACTAGAACTCCCCCGTAATGGTTAAACTATAACCAATAAATCCCAAACTATGAGAAAACAACTCTTGAGAAATTCTAAACTATAGAAAAATCTCAGATAGAAAATAACCCATGTGAAACTACAAACCTTAACCCTCAATAATTCTCAAGCATTcaccaaaatagaaaaaaaaataataataataaatcctTTGACTTAAATAACATACTTAACAAAACCCTGATACTTATTATTAAGAAGTATCCCTAATGAGAGAACTTGACGTTGACGTCTTCGTCTGGATCGTCGTCACCACCTTCTTTGCCATCATCAACACCACCGATGATAAGCATCTTCGAAGTTTAAAACTTATAACACGGAAGCTTAATTTTGATCCCTAAGAAtcgaatgctctgataccatgtaaaatataatagaatagatatattaTTGTGTTGTATTTGATAAGAGAAtacaatatgcatatatatagtgGTAACATTAACATAATGTTAACACTAGATAATGCTAACTTTCCTAAACACTTAATGTAAATATGCTAGAATATCTTGAGAGTAACTTGTTCTTCAA of the Brassica rapa cultivar Chiifu-401-42 chromosome A03, CAAS_Brap_v3.01, whole genome shotgun sequence genome contains:
- the LOC103856546 gene encoding uncharacterized protein LOC103856546 isoform X2, which gives rise to MSHSSSINLLHYHYLPPCLNHSSFRFCVTAPSSSRWSSPDDDICSIMAMPTTTLPGSMSPFNVPHSVRTKRPNGQQKKEEMEKEVYMLREMLDQEEKTREILERVQKHQLPSSSSVALPASLPPKMKELITELSIVEGEISRLEVQISHLQINLKEEQDETLRQATTSSSRRTWQASESDNNDSITSHQALPKYSNLPPPSPMVDQCMMKNGNNNTKSSTNHRQENATFETKTLHFINKAIKGDYVTQSFHKSNEKVGLVKKENPRSVQQENKLQENTNMKKMLRRMKSPSPLREPRYSSPKTNKDRVALDTSLDLPPKSLSSTILMEDGQNIQKWHPNKLAENIMKCLNFIYVRLLRTTRVMELEKESRQQDPYGVFDVEASLARDIGPYKNLVIFTSSCMDSKCISSSSSVSLIQKLRVLMNNLETVDLRVLSHQQKLAFWINMFNACVMHGYLQYGVPKTTEKLQSLVYNKATINVGGKNISAHTIEHYILRKPANSNMTQDRHEEMIIRKLYGIESTDPNITFALSCGTRSSPAVRIYTGEGVATELEKAKLEYLQASVVVTLAKRVILPELLVKHAVDFVARDDGNGVEMGSLVKWVCNQLPTSGSLRKSIVDCLKNQNSKASSSSSSLVVEKIPYDFEFQYLLAI
- the LOC103856546 gene encoding uncharacterized protein LOC103856546 isoform X1 codes for the protein MSHSSSINLLHYHYLPPCLNHSSFRFCVTAPSSSRWSSPDDDICSIMAMPTTTLPGSMSPFNVPHSVRTKRPNGQQKKEEMEKEVYMLREMLDQEEKTREILERVQKHQLPSSSSVALPASLPPKMKELITELSIVEGEISRLEVQISHLQINLKEEQDETLRQATTSSSRRTWQASESDNNDSITSHQALPKYSNLPPPSPMVDQCMMKNGNNNTKSSTNHRQENATFETKTLHFINKAIKGDYVTQSFHKSNEKVGLVKKENPRSVQQENKLQENTNMKKMLRRMKSPSPLREPRYSSPKTNKDRVALDTSLDLPPKSLSSTILMEDGQNIQKWHPNKLAENIMKCLNFIYVRLLRTTRVMELEKGPVSRSNPFSLISRSFRVDKATSGLSKSMNLVSYKESRQQDPYGVFDVEASLARDIGPYKNLVIFTSSCMDSKCISSSSSVSLIQKLRVLMNNLETVDLRVLSHQQKLAFWINMFNACVMHGYLQYGVPKTTEKLQSLVYNKATINVGGKNISAHTIEHYILRKPANSNMTQDRHEEMIIRKLYGIESTDPNITFALSCGTRSSPAVRIYTGEGVATELEKAKLEYLQASVVVTLAKRVILPELLVKHAVDFVARDDGNGVEMGSLVKWVCNQLPTSGSLRKSIVDCLKNQNSKASSSSSSLVVEKIPYDFEFQYLLAI
- the LOC103856549 gene encoding probable aquaporin PIP2-4; its protein translation is MAKDLEVQEGGAMAARDYQDPPPAPLFDMEELGKWSLYRAVIAEFVATLLFLYVSILTVIGYKAQTDANAGGVDCGGVGILGIAWAFGGMIFVLVYCTAGISGGHINPAVTVGLFLARKVSLVRTVLYIVAQCLGAICGCGLVKAFQSSYYNRYGGGANQLADGYNKGTGLGAEIIGTFVLVYTVFSATDPKRSARDSHIPVLAPLPIGFAVFMVHLATIPITGTGINPARSFGAAVIYNQEKAWDDQWIFWVGPMIGAAAAALYHQFVLRAAGIKSLGSFRSSA
- the LOC103856550 gene encoding uncharacterized protein LOC103856550 translates to MTNLTHSLLFFSCSLSLLIRVAIAGSRPAHGPAYSNPSAFSPEAYDFFHPKSSLPDNNPPRNSHSLPFLSPSPSPSKASNVEADTQGSKVSSDERISESRREEGRGETVGIVIGISFTALLLMGIYFVIKKRLANLTRTIVIHSDA